A DNA window from Porphyromonas gingivalis ATCC 33277 contains the following coding sequences:
- a CDS encoding AAA family ATPase, with protein sequence MPRRKTKKREEGLSAIDLANEEMGYVLSLIERTDQSLFLTGKAGTGKSTLLRHICATTHKKFVVLAPTGLAALNVGGQTLHSFFKLPLRPIPPNDPDLSTRDRRVFDVFRYTNEHKKLIRSLDLIIIDEVSMVRADVIDAIDKLLGIYRGRQERPFGGVQMLFVGDLYQLEPVVTADDADILKRFYPNPFFFSSEALRATPPVTVELTKVYRQTEQAFVQILDRIRSGRLTEQDLQDINKCVNRHYEPPKDEPVITLATKRRHVSYINERQLEQLQGDPITLYGTIEGDFPSSSLSTEEELTLKQDAQVIFVSNDKDRRWVNGTLGIVAGFDQESETIDVCLSTGEVVTVEPCIWDNKRFSYNEQANKVEEEVLGRFVQYPLKLAWAITVHKSQGLTFDRVIIDFSEGTFAGGQAYVALSRCRSLEGMVLRAPLAGRDVIVRREIIDFYSRANDLEIINGSLLRAEAEREYAQALRLWNARHYTEAIGAFSQALARKNELDDPLFRRLLVSKLFEMEHARRREEELRRELAEQREVMRRLAKEYVLMGNDCITEAHDAHAAIRCYDKALTLYPDYVEALVRKGKTLAGLNEITASLSTLNQAIAIAPMDFTARFTLGQVLEKFAYYQEALDAYRQADGLNPQSRSLLKRLIALCEELDEEDEANLYRIRLRKHRDQTGHK encoded by the coding sequence ATGCCTCGTCGCAAGACAAAAAAGAGAGAGGAGGGCCTGTCCGCAATCGACCTTGCCAATGAGGAGATGGGCTATGTGCTCAGCCTGATCGAACGCACAGACCAAAGCCTCTTCCTGACCGGCAAGGCCGGAACGGGTAAGTCCACACTGCTTCGGCATATCTGTGCTACGACGCATAAGAAGTTTGTCGTGCTTGCGCCTACCGGCCTTGCGGCACTGAATGTCGGAGGGCAGACGCTCCACTCGTTTTTCAAACTGCCTCTTCGCCCCATTCCGCCGAACGATCCCGATTTGAGTACTCGTGACAGACGGGTGTTCGATGTGTTTCGCTACACGAACGAACACAAGAAACTGATCCGAAGTCTCGATCTGATTATCATAGACGAGGTGTCCATGGTTCGAGCGGATGTCATCGACGCCATCGATAAGCTCCTCGGTATATACAGAGGCCGGCAAGAAAGGCCTTTCGGCGGTGTGCAGATGTTGTTCGTGGGAGATCTTTATCAGCTTGAACCTGTGGTAACGGCAGATGATGCCGACATACTGAAACGATTTTATCCCAACCCCTTCTTTTTCTCTTCCGAGGCACTGCGAGCAACCCCTCCCGTCACAGTGGAGCTGACCAAGGTGTATCGACAGACAGAGCAAGCATTCGTGCAGATACTCGATCGAATCCGATCGGGCAGGCTTACCGAACAGGATCTTCAGGACATCAATAAATGTGTCAATCGTCATTACGAGCCGCCGAAGGACGAACCGGTCATCACACTTGCCACCAAACGCCGGCACGTGAGTTACATCAATGAGCGGCAATTGGAACAGCTACAGGGCGACCCCATCACCCTGTACGGTACTATCGAAGGCGATTTTCCCTCCTCATCCTTGTCGACAGAGGAGGAACTTACACTGAAACAGGATGCTCAGGTGATATTCGTCTCCAACGACAAAGATCGTCGATGGGTCAATGGAACACTCGGCATAGTAGCCGGTTTCGATCAGGAGAGTGAAACGATAGATGTATGTCTCAGCACCGGAGAAGTTGTAACGGTGGAACCATGCATCTGGGACAATAAACGCTTCTCCTATAATGAGCAAGCCAATAAAGTGGAGGAGGAAGTACTGGGAAGATTCGTTCAGTATCCGCTCAAATTGGCTTGGGCGATCACGGTACACAAGAGCCAGGGACTGACGTTCGATCGCGTGATCATCGATTTCTCGGAAGGTACCTTTGCCGGCGGTCAGGCCTATGTAGCTCTCAGCCGGTGCCGTTCGCTCGAAGGTATGGTGCTGCGTGCACCGCTTGCCGGTCGGGATGTGATCGTCCGTCGTGAGATCATCGATTTTTATTCGCGAGCCAATGATTTGGAGATCATCAATGGCTCACTCCTGCGTGCCGAAGCAGAACGCGAGTATGCACAAGCCCTCCGACTGTGGAATGCTCGCCATTATACGGAAGCCATCGGTGCCTTTTCGCAAGCATTAGCGAGGAAGAACGAATTGGACGACCCGCTCTTTCGTCGCCTGCTGGTGAGTAAGCTGTTCGAAATGGAGCACGCACGCCGTCGCGAGGAAGAGCTGCGTCGCGAGTTGGCCGAGCAACGCGAGGTTATGCGTCGGCTGGCCAAAGAATATGTGCTGATGGGCAATGACTGTATTACAGAGGCTCATGATGCTCATGCCGCTATTCGCTGCTACGACAAGGCCCTTACGCTCTACCCCGACTATGTGGAAGCCTTAGTCAGGAAAGGCAAGACATTAGCCGGGCTGAATGAGATAACCGCTTCCCTCTCCACCTTGAACCAAGCCATAGCCATTGCTCCGATGGACTTTACTGCCAGATTCACATTGGGACAAGTCTTGGAGAAATTCGCTTACTACCAAGAAGCCCTCGATGCGTACCGACAAGCTGATGGACTCAACCCCCAAAGTCGCTCATTGCTCAAACGGCTCATTGCCCTCTGCGAGGAGCTGGACGAAGAAGACGAAGCCAATCTCTACCGAATCCGCCTACGCAAACACCGAGATCAGACCGGACATAAATAA
- a CDS encoding TolC family protein, giving the protein MKAIFISILAFLVTAPVWAQNGMNDVLHAIEENNTTLKALRESTDAEKLNNRTGIFLSNPEVEVGYLWGNPAEIGNRTDFSITQSVDIPTITGMKSRAAKMQDKLLDWRYKTDRMNILLEAKTCCIELIYNKALLLELERRLRHARTIAEGYEARLKAGDTNQLEYNKIKLNLASVEGEISRVQVDRKALLVRLERLNGGKEIVFDESRYTEIVLPQSFSVWFDQVAEKNPQLAYAREEVAASKQQVALSRAAGLPVFSAGYVSEKVGSERFQGVSFGISVPLWENKNRVKQAKASVRAAEMRETDSRQQLYSELQLLYERAAGLKTTAENYRRLLTTSDNADLLKKALDAGEISLLDYIVEMGLYYDTVSRAMEAERDYQQAFAELSAVDL; this is encoded by the coding sequence ATGAAAGCAATCTTCATAAGCATATTGGCCTTTTTGGTGACTGCTCCCGTTTGGGCACAAAACGGCATGAATGATGTACTGCATGCCATCGAAGAGAACAATACCACGTTGAAAGCTCTTCGAGAGAGCACAGATGCAGAAAAACTGAACAACCGCACCGGAATATTCCTGTCCAATCCGGAAGTGGAGGTCGGCTACCTATGGGGAAACCCTGCGGAAATCGGCAATCGGACGGACTTCAGCATTACGCAGAGTGTCGATATTCCTACTATCACGGGTATGAAGAGTCGTGCAGCCAAGATGCAAGACAAACTCTTGGACTGGCGATACAAAACGGATCGCATGAACATCCTGCTGGAGGCCAAGACTTGCTGTATCGAATTGATATACAACAAAGCCCTTTTGCTCGAATTGGAGCGTCGGCTCCGACATGCCCGCACCATTGCCGAAGGGTACGAAGCGCGCCTCAAAGCCGGCGATACCAACCAGTTGGAATACAACAAGATCAAGCTGAACCTCGCCTCCGTCGAAGGTGAAATATCCCGTGTTCAGGTGGATCGAAAGGCTCTGCTCGTCCGGCTCGAGCGGTTGAACGGAGGCAAAGAGATCGTATTCGACGAAAGCCGCTATACGGAGATCGTGCTACCGCAGTCTTTCTCTGTATGGTTCGATCAGGTAGCGGAAAAGAATCCGCAGTTGGCATATGCCCGAGAAGAGGTGGCCGCAAGCAAGCAGCAGGTAGCATTGAGCCGAGCAGCAGGATTGCCGGTTTTCTCTGCCGGCTATGTAAGCGAGAAGGTCGGGAGCGAAAGGTTTCAGGGAGTATCTTTCGGAATATCCGTGCCTCTGTGGGAAAACAAAAACCGCGTCAAACAAGCGAAAGCTTCGGTCAGAGCCGCAGAAATGCGTGAGACGGACAGTCGGCAGCAGCTGTACAGCGAGCTTCAGCTCCTGTACGAACGTGCCGCCGGGCTAAAGACCACGGCGGAAAATTATCGCAGATTGCTGACGACCTCCGACAATGCCGACCTGCTCAAGAAAGCATTGGATGCAGGAGAGATCTCCTTGCTGGACTATATTGTCGAAATGGGACTCTACTACGATACCGTCAGTCGGGCGATGGAAGCCGAACGCGACTACCAACAGGCATTTGCCGAACTCTCAGCAGTCGATTTGTAA
- a CDS encoding efflux RND transporter permease subunit: MLNKIIRFSLNNRLTILVASVLLMLVGTYTASNMEVDVFPDLNAPTVVVMTEATGMAPEEVERLVTFPVETAVNGATDVRRVRSSSTTGFSIVWVEFDWGTDIYRARQIVSEKLAVVGADLPDNVGKPTLGPQSSILGEVMIIGLTADSTSLQDLRTLADWTIRPRLLSIGGVAQVTVLGGDIKEYQILLNPERMKHYGITLAEVRAAVDQMNRNASGGVLYEYGNEYIICGLLSTNDAAALGKTLVKSLDDIPIMLESVAEVRVGNKAPKLGLASERGQSAVLVTITKQPATSTLELTERLDRSLADLQKALPSDVKVSTDIFRQERFIENSISNVRKALYEGGIFVVIVLFIFLMNARATIISLVTIPLSLVASFLTLKLMGLTINTMSLGGMAIAIGSLVDDAIVDVENVYKRLRENRMKPREEQDTVLNVIFEASKEVRMPILNSTFIIIASFVPLFFLSGMEGRMLVPLGIAFIIALLASTIVALTLTPVLCSYLLAKRKKDDSPEKEPIVAKKLKGWYGQALQWSLGNTKKVLLMTGGVLVAALIVFFTLGRSFLPPFNEGSFTINVSTLPGISLEESDRMGRMAEEILLSVPEVQTVGRKTGRAELDEHALGVNVSEIEVPFVLKDRSKDEVLADIREKLKVLPGVNIEIGQPISHRIDAMLSGTRANIAIKLFGPDLNRLFAIGNQIKTSVHDVKGVADLNVEQQVERPQLKIVPKREMLAKYGLTPASFAEIVNVMLAGEVVSQVYEGNRSFDLSLKVNDESRESADRIRDLIIDAGGRKIPFAYVADIVSASGPNTINRENVSRKIVVSANVAGRDLRSVVNDIQERIDADITLPEGYHIEYGGQFESEQAASRTLLVTSVFSILVIFLLLFNQFRSLSQSAVSLLNLPLALIGGVFAIFFTGGIISIPAIIGFISLFGIATRNGMLLISRYNDLQQAGLSPYESVLRGSLDRLNPILMTALTSGLALIPLALGGELPGNEIQSPMAKVILGGLFSSTILNAFIVPIMYLLTDKSYRERTFRNRQLTIE, encoded by the coding sequence ATGCTGAACAAGATCATTCGGTTCTCTCTGAACAACCGGCTGACCATATTGGTAGCATCCGTACTGCTGATGCTGGTCGGCACCTATACGGCCTCCAATATGGAGGTGGACGTATTCCCTGACTTGAACGCTCCTACCGTCGTAGTGATGACGGAGGCTACCGGTATGGCACCCGAGGAAGTGGAACGCCTCGTAACCTTCCCCGTCGAGACGGCCGTCAATGGAGCTACCGACGTGCGTCGCGTGCGCTCGTCTTCCACTACGGGCTTCTCTATCGTTTGGGTGGAATTCGACTGGGGGACGGATATTTATCGTGCTCGTCAGATCGTGTCGGAAAAGCTGGCCGTGGTCGGTGCCGATCTGCCGGACAATGTGGGCAAACCTACGCTCGGTCCCCAATCCTCCATCCTCGGCGAAGTCATGATTATCGGACTTACGGCCGACAGCACCTCTCTCCAAGACCTCCGTACTTTGGCCGACTGGACGATCCGTCCGCGCTTGCTCTCGATCGGAGGTGTGGCACAGGTGACAGTACTCGGAGGCGACATCAAGGAATATCAGATACTGCTCAATCCCGAAAGGATGAAGCACTACGGTATCACGCTGGCCGAAGTACGTGCTGCCGTCGACCAAATGAACCGCAATGCATCGGGTGGCGTGCTGTATGAATACGGCAACGAATATATCATTTGCGGACTCCTCTCCACGAACGATGCTGCCGCATTGGGTAAGACACTGGTAAAAAGTCTCGATGATATTCCCATCATGCTCGAAAGCGTGGCAGAGGTAAGGGTGGGCAATAAGGCACCGAAGTTGGGCCTTGCTTCCGAGCGAGGACAATCTGCCGTACTCGTGACCATCACCAAACAGCCGGCGACGAGTACACTGGAGCTGACCGAAAGGTTGGATCGCTCTCTGGCCGATCTGCAAAAGGCTCTCCCCTCCGATGTGAAAGTGAGTACAGACATATTCCGTCAAGAGCGTTTCATCGAAAATTCTATCAGCAACGTACGAAAAGCTCTGTACGAAGGAGGCATATTCGTCGTCATCGTATTATTCATTTTCCTGATGAATGCTCGTGCCACGATCATTTCGCTGGTCACCATTCCCCTTTCGCTGGTTGCATCCTTTTTGACACTCAAACTGATGGGACTGACCATCAATACGATGAGTCTCGGAGGTATGGCTATCGCCATCGGTTCGCTGGTGGACGATGCCATCGTGGACGTGGAGAATGTATACAAACGCCTGCGCGAAAACCGTATGAAGCCTCGCGAAGAACAGGACACGGTGCTCAACGTCATATTCGAAGCCTCCAAGGAGGTGCGTATGCCGATCCTTAACTCCACCTTTATCATTATCGCCAGCTTCGTACCGCTGTTTTTCCTCTCCGGTATGGAGGGACGTATGCTGGTTCCGCTTGGGATCGCCTTTATCATTGCCCTTCTGGCATCTACCATCGTAGCCCTTACGCTTACCCCCGTACTCTGTAGCTATTTGCTGGCTAAGAGAAAGAAAGATGATTCGCCGGAGAAGGAACCCATCGTGGCCAAGAAACTGAAAGGCTGGTACGGACAGGCCCTGCAGTGGTCTCTTGGCAACACGAAAAAAGTATTGCTTATGACCGGTGGTGTACTGGTGGCTGCACTTATCGTCTTCTTCACCCTCGGACGCAGTTTTCTGCCTCCATTCAACGAAGGGTCGTTCACCATCAACGTAAGCACTCTACCGGGCATATCGCTGGAGGAAAGCGACAGAATGGGGCGTATGGCGGAAGAAATCCTGCTTTCAGTCCCCGAAGTACAGACCGTGGGGCGTAAGACGGGACGCGCCGAACTGGACGAGCACGCACTGGGAGTCAATGTGTCGGAAATAGAGGTGCCCTTCGTCCTCAAGGATCGTTCCAAAGACGAAGTCCTTGCCGACATTCGCGAGAAGCTCAAAGTGCTGCCGGGTGTGAATATCGAAATAGGCCAGCCCATTTCGCACCGCATCGATGCCATGCTCTCGGGTACGCGCGCCAATATCGCCATCAAACTATTCGGTCCGGATCTGAACCGGCTGTTTGCAATCGGGAATCAGATCAAGACTTCCGTTCACGATGTGAAGGGAGTGGCGGATCTGAATGTGGAGCAGCAGGTGGAGCGACCGCAACTCAAGATCGTACCGAAGCGTGAGATGCTGGCCAAATACGGACTCACACCGGCGAGTTTTGCCGAAATAGTCAATGTGATGCTTGCAGGAGAAGTGGTTTCGCAGGTGTACGAGGGCAATCGTTCGTTCGATCTTTCTTTGAAGGTGAACGATGAAAGCCGCGAGAGCGCAGACCGCATCCGAGATCTCATCATAGACGCCGGCGGACGGAAGATACCCTTCGCTTATGTGGCCGATATAGTGTCGGCTTCGGGGCCGAATACGATCAACCGCGAGAACGTTTCCCGAAAAATAGTCGTTTCAGCCAATGTGGCCGGTCGAGACCTGCGCAGCGTTGTCAATGATATTCAGGAAAGGATCGATGCCGATATTACGCTTCCCGAGGGCTATCATATCGAGTATGGAGGGCAGTTCGAAAGCGAACAGGCAGCGTCGCGTACCCTTCTCGTCACCTCCGTTTTTTCCATTTTGGTGATCTTCCTGCTGCTTTTCAATCAGTTCCGAAGTCTCTCTCAATCGGCTGTCAGCCTGCTCAACCTGCCTTTGGCTCTTATCGGAGGTGTCTTTGCCATCTTCTTCACAGGTGGGATTATCAGTATTCCGGCCATCATCGGCTTTATCTCCCTGTTCGGAATAGCCACGCGCAACGGTATGCTGCTCATTTCGCGTTACAACGATTTGCAGCAAGCAGGCCTTTCACCATACGAAAGTGTCCTGCGAGGTTCGCTGGATCGTCTGAATCCGATCCTGATGACAGCCCTTACATCCGGGCTCGCTCTTATACCGCTGGCACTGGGGGGCGAACTTCCGGGCAACGAGATCCAGAGTCCGATGGCGAAGGTCATACTCGGGGGATTGTTTTCCTCCACCATTCTCAACGCTTTTATCGTTCCGATTATGTATCTGCTGACCGACAAAAGCTATCGAGAAAGGACATTTCGAAATCGACAACTAACAATCGAATAA
- a CDS encoding efflux RND transporter periplasmic adaptor subunit has product MKPYLSLLYIVAAAILTACNSSNAAPQSGAELKHEHQEDYDHDGDKAEKKSASANEIHFSCRQAEAVGLQVEKVAPASFNYVIKTSGQILSAQGDEATIAATANGIVSFAGSAFTEGASVRAGECIVRISAKNLPDGDPVTKAKIAYESAQKEHRRAEKLVKDQIISNKEYEQTCRDYQTAKTIYEAQASGTGAGGVSVASPMSGYIKNRMVNQGEYVSVGQSIATVSQNRRLQLRAEVSESHFKNVRNVSGANFQTSYDNKLYELSDLNGRLLSFGRASTQSSYIPVTFEFDNVGDVVPGSFVTVYLLSNTQEEVLSVPVSAITEEQGLHFVYLRLAEEEYQKQEVTLGQSNGRRVRILSGLKAGDNVVTHGVYQVKLAATSSVMPEGHTH; this is encoded by the coding sequence ATGAAACCATACTTGTCACTGCTATATATCGTTGCCGCCGCAATCCTCACGGCATGCAACTCAAGCAATGCAGCCCCTCAGTCGGGAGCGGAGCTAAAACACGAACATCAGGAAGATTACGACCATGATGGAGATAAAGCAGAGAAAAAATCCGCATCGGCCAATGAGATTCACTTCTCATGCCGGCAGGCTGAAGCAGTAGGATTGCAGGTAGAGAAAGTGGCACCTGCCTCTTTCAACTATGTGATCAAAACAAGCGGACAGATCCTCTCCGCCCAAGGCGATGAAGCCACCATAGCAGCTACGGCCAACGGCATCGTTTCGTTTGCCGGTTCGGCCTTTACAGAAGGAGCCTCCGTACGAGCAGGAGAGTGCATCGTACGCATCTCTGCCAAAAATCTGCCGGATGGAGATCCCGTAACCAAGGCAAAGATCGCTTACGAATCGGCTCAAAAGGAACACCGGCGGGCTGAAAAGCTGGTAAAAGATCAGATCATTTCGAACAAGGAATACGAACAGACTTGCAGGGACTATCAGACAGCCAAGACCATATACGAAGCCCAAGCATCCGGCACCGGTGCGGGAGGGGTCAGCGTGGCGTCTCCTATGAGCGGATATATCAAAAACCGCATGGTCAACCAGGGCGAATACGTATCCGTAGGCCAATCCATAGCCACTGTGTCACAAAACCGCCGGTTGCAGCTACGGGCGGAGGTATCGGAGAGCCATTTCAAGAATGTCCGCAATGTCTCCGGTGCCAACTTCCAGACTTCATACGACAACAAGCTCTACGAGCTGTCCGATCTGAACGGAAGGCTGCTCTCGTTCGGGCGTGCATCCACACAGTCATCCTACATCCCCGTTACATTCGAATTCGACAATGTGGGCGATGTCGTACCTGGCTCTTTCGTCACTGTGTATCTGCTCTCCAATACTCAGGAAGAAGTTCTCTCCGTTCCCGTATCGGCCATTACCGAAGAGCAGGGATTGCACTTCGTCTATCTGCGGTTGGCCGAAGAGGAGTATCAGAAACAAGAGGTTACCCTCGGGCAGAGCAACGGACGTCGTGTGCGAATCCTGTCCGGACTGAAAGCCGGAGACAATGTTGTGACTCATGGAGTATATCAGGTGAAACTAGCCGCTACTTCGTCCGTAATGCCTGAAGGTCATACTCACTAA
- a CDS encoding DUF6769 family protein — translation MRKKLSIFFIGLASLVVLIIGIMPHHHHNKGMACLMAKHCHENAPPDKEHTHSEPTCVAKTFYLSGAELRLKHRYSLCEECHDPHHIHVFPILFAVADLLLHPTDDLSADPEYGEYLVFYTPSEARPSHGLRAPPFIFS, via the coding sequence GTGAGAAAGAAGCTCTCCATATTCTTCATAGGCTTAGCCTCCCTTGTCGTGCTGATCATCGGTATTATGCCCCATCATCATCACAACAAAGGTATGGCATGTCTCATGGCAAAACATTGTCATGAGAACGCCCCTCCGGACAAAGAGCACACTCATAGCGAACCGACCTGCGTAGCCAAAACCTTCTACCTGTCCGGTGCGGAACTTCGACTCAAGCACAGATATTCTCTCTGCGAAGAGTGCCACGATCCCCATCACATCCATGTATTCCCTATTCTCTTTGCCGTAGCCGATCTATTGCTACACCCGACCGATGATCTTTCGGCCGATCCCGAATACGGAGAATATCTCGTCTTTTATACACCCTCCGAAGCAAGACCATCCCATGGCTTGCGAGCCCCTCCTTTCATCTTTTCCTGA
- a CDS encoding bifunctional ADP-dependent NAD(P)H-hydrate dehydratase/NAD(P)H-hydrate epimerase encodes MIGIFTGARIKELDRYTIEHEPVSSIDLVERAAATWVYEFERLYTQQRRIVVFAGPGNNGADALCAARILGENGYSVDAFLFNVSGSLSPECNECRVRLLETSGIRLTEVVDNFIPPELSSQTVVVDGLFGVGLNRPLQGGFAKVVEFLNQSGAEIVSIDIPSGLFEEDNFGNNPNAIIRATHTLTFEYPKLSFLFSENADYVGKWKVLNIGLSVEGKQTIKTEYFLNTDFDISGIIRQRPRFAHKGTFGHALLIAGSRGKMGAACLAAKACLRSGIGLLTTHIPACGEAVMQTAVPEAMVHADEKTDIVCDYSSPLVFQAVGIGPGIGRAEGTVLLVEKILSTPNGPLVLDADALNIIAENRSWLDRLPINSILTPHSRELERLTTHCNTDYERLRQARFLACHHHVYVVLKGAFSATCMPGGMVVFNNTGNPGMATGGSGDVLMGIITGLLGSGYLPASACVLGNYIHGLAGDIYAGRYSQESLIASDIIDNLGTAFRQVRD; translated from the coding sequence ATGATCGGGATATTCACCGGAGCACGCATCAAGGAGCTTGACCGCTACACGATAGAGCACGAGCCTGTCTCTTCGATCGATTTAGTCGAACGAGCAGCCGCCACATGGGTGTATGAATTCGAACGTCTCTACACCCAGCAGCGCCGGATCGTAGTCTTCGCCGGCCCTGGCAATAATGGAGCGGATGCCCTATGTGCAGCCCGTATTCTGGGCGAAAACGGCTATTCGGTGGATGCCTTTCTCTTCAATGTCAGCGGATCGCTCAGCCCCGAATGCAACGAATGCAGGGTACGCCTGTTGGAGACTTCGGGGATCAGGCTGACCGAGGTGGTGGACAACTTCATTCCGCCGGAACTTTCCAGCCAGACCGTAGTGGTGGACGGTCTTTTCGGCGTGGGACTGAATCGTCCTCTACAGGGCGGATTTGCCAAGGTCGTGGAGTTCCTCAACCAATCCGGAGCAGAGATCGTATCAATAGACATCCCTTCGGGGCTGTTCGAAGAGGATAACTTCGGCAATAATCCGAATGCCATCATCAGAGCCACACACACCCTTACGTTCGAATATCCCAAACTATCCTTCCTCTTCTCCGAAAACGCCGACTATGTAGGCAAGTGGAAAGTCCTGAATATCGGTCTGAGCGTCGAAGGGAAGCAAACGATCAAGACAGAGTATTTCCTCAATACCGATTTCGATATATCCGGCATCATCCGGCAACGCCCTCGTTTCGCGCACAAAGGAACGTTCGGCCATGCTCTGCTCATAGCGGGAAGTCGGGGCAAGATGGGAGCGGCTTGTCTGGCTGCAAAGGCTTGTCTCCGAAGCGGTATCGGTCTATTAACTACCCATATACCCGCTTGTGGCGAGGCTGTCATGCAGACCGCCGTGCCGGAGGCCATGGTACATGCCGATGAAAAGACGGATATAGTCTGCGACTATTCCTCTCCGCTGGTTTTTCAGGCTGTAGGTATCGGCCCCGGCATAGGACGGGCAGAAGGCACAGTCCTTTTGGTCGAAAAGATACTTTCCACTCCTAACGGCCCCTTGGTGCTTGATGCCGATGCCTTGAACATCATTGCAGAAAACCGCAGTTGGCTCGATCGTCTGCCTATCAACAGCATCCTCACACCTCACTCGCGAGAACTGGAACGGCTGACCACCCATTGCAATACGGACTATGAACGGCTGCGCCAAGCCCGATTCCTCGCCTGTCATCATCATGTCTATGTAGTCCTGAAAGGAGCATTCAGTGCAACCTGTATGCCCGGTGGCATGGTCGTATTCAACAATACGGGCAACCCTGGCATGGCGACGGGAGGAAGCGGCGATGTCCTCATGGGCATCATTACCGGCCTATTGGGGTCAGGCTATCTTCCTGCTTCAGCCTGTGTCCTCGGCAATTATATCCACGGTTTGGCCGGAGACATCTATGCCGGACGCTATAGTCAGGAGAGTCTGATAGCATCGGATATTATCGACAATCTGGGTACAGCGTTCAGACAAGTTCGCGATTAG
- the lpxA gene encoding acyl-ACP--UDP-N-acetylglucosamine O-acyltransferase, with protein sequence MMSETKISPLAWVDPHAEIGVGVEIGPFAVVEAGAKIGDGSILHPHAVVRYGSTLGKGCEIHPNAVIGGVPQDLKFQGEDTTAILGDYTIVRECATVNRGTASRGTTVVGSHCLLMAYSHIAHDCVLGDHIIVGNASQIAGEVEIDDHAIISGGVLVHQFVRISQHVMIQGGSRLSKDIPPYVLVGRDPLVYCGINIVGLRRRNFTNEQIFLINDIYRTLYQRGLNNSDAIDIIQQEYADCHEKELILDFIKSSKRGIVRGTME encoded by the coding sequence ATGATGTCAGAGACAAAAATCAGTCCGTTGGCATGGGTAGATCCGCATGCCGAGATAGGAGTAGGTGTTGAGATAGGTCCATTTGCCGTCGTGGAAGCCGGAGCTAAGATTGGTGATGGTTCCATTTTGCATCCTCATGCTGTGGTTCGTTATGGATCGACGCTCGGTAAGGGTTGCGAAATCCATCCGAATGCAGTAATCGGAGGAGTACCGCAGGATCTGAAGTTCCAAGGTGAAGATACCACTGCTATCCTCGGCGATTATACCATCGTACGCGAATGTGCTACCGTCAATAGAGGCACCGCCTCTCGTGGCACTACCGTAGTGGGCAGTCATTGTCTGCTGATGGCTTATAGTCATATAGCCCATGACTGCGTATTGGGCGATCATATCATTGTCGGCAATGCTTCACAGATAGCCGGCGAAGTAGAAATAGACGACCATGCCATCATCAGCGGCGGAGTGTTGGTACACCAGTTCGTACGCATCTCTCAGCATGTGATGATCCAAGGTGGCTCCCGCCTCTCGAAGGACATCCCTCCGTATGTACTGGTGGGACGGGATCCTCTCGTTTATTGCGGAATCAACATCGTAGGTCTGCGCCGCCGAAATTTCACCAACGAGCAGATTTTCCTGATCAATGATATTTACCGCACACTTTACCAAAGAGGACTGAATAATTCCGATGCGATCGATATTATCCAGCAGGAGTACGCCGATTGTCATGAGAAGGAACTTATATTAGACTTTATCAAGTCTTCCAAACGCGGCATTGTCCGCGGAACCATGGAGTGA